Proteins found in one Vallitalea guaymasensis genomic segment:
- a CDS encoding ECF transporter S component has translation MNKSKSSYYIKVIVQTGLLIAIAQIVKMFSTYIYFAGAPAIRISFSGPFTKMPGILFGPVVGGISAGLSDIIGYLIKPQGPYIPWLGVTAILGGILTPLIWKGLKNIEIKKLQTICIIVFSAIGLLGIFNHIQLTYYETGTWAKYISSIGKTTTFATVLLIATSLVGFLLLLIDRIIQKRYNQLKIYNNFLKLIISVGIPGLLVTTINTQLLRMFIPVLSKKAFIAFLLPRLVEELFITVYISYMLSLLLYLYNNLFKNK, from the coding sequence ATGAATAAATCAAAATCAAGTTATTATATAAAAGTAATTGTACAGACAGGTCTACTTATCGCAATCGCCCAGATTGTTAAGATGTTCAGTACTTACATCTATTTTGCAGGAGCACCAGCAATTAGAATTAGTTTCTCAGGTCCTTTTACCAAAATGCCTGGTATCTTGTTTGGTCCTGTTGTGGGTGGTATTAGTGCTGGTCTATCTGATATTATAGGTTATCTTATTAAACCTCAAGGACCTTATATTCCTTGGTTAGGCGTAACAGCTATATTAGGTGGTATTCTTACTCCTCTCATCTGGAAAGGATTAAAGAATATTGAGATCAAAAAACTGCAAACTATATGTATAATTGTTTTTTCAGCAATCGGTCTACTTGGTATATTTAATCATATTCAACTTACTTACTATGAAACTGGTACTTGGGCTAAATATATATCATCTATTGGCAAAACCACTACTTTTGCAACTGTTTTATTAATAGCTACTTCACTAGTAGGATTCTTACTGCTGTTGATAGACCGCATAATCCAAAAAAGATATAATCAACTTAAAATATATAATAATTTCTTGAAATTAATTATATCCGTGGGTATACCAGGATTATTAGTAACTACGATTAATACTCAACTTCTTAGAATGTTTATTCCTGTGTTATCCAAAAAAGCCTTTATTGCTTTTCTACTGCCTAGACTTGTAGAAGAGTTATTCATAACAGTTTATATATCATATATGTTGTCGCTATTGCTATATTTATATAATAATTTATTTAAAAACAAATAA
- a CDS encoding 5'-nucleotidase C-terminal domain-containing protein: MKNRVRKLLSMLLVLTVVFNLHTIFMYAGDDTITSTPTTTDTTLPAVNQLENVIDILTVNDFHGNVKESGKNIGMSKMVRYINEQKAVNPNTIVVSGGDNYQGTALSNLTYGAPVNEMFKGMDVLASAVGNHEFDWGVDRIEQWAKDGNFTFLASNIYDKTTNEPVTWAKPYLIHEIANKKIAFIGISTIETAHKTKVDNVATLEFKSADEAAKIWVDYLQAGKAEEGTPDIIIALTHVPTWQDNYGENPETPITGDEINALCQVEGLDAVITGHSHKTVAGYINDKPVVQAYKYGRAVGKISIELNEDGTVKSITPSVDSVYKNSKDLLEDSETKEIYDKYKEDFAPIADEVVGQLKGRLAHDTNNVTPLGYYVTDIMRKSANAQIGLTNGGGLRRSLEEGDITMGDLYEVIPFDNTLVTMEVSGSLLQSLVDHGIDAADMGDGQFAGLKVIYDPNAEYEKRVVSITLEDGTPLDMDKKYTLVTNDFVATGGDKYNFEGAENVVDTFVPIRDELVKAIKAEGTVVAPTVDVMSTIGTYEIKAGDVLWKIAKVYNTTYQELAKLNNLKNPHKIYTGKTLLVPAN, encoded by the coding sequence ATGAAAAACAGAGTAAGAAAGTTATTAAGCATGTTACTAGTTCTAACCGTAGTATTTAATCTACATACTATATTCATGTATGCAGGTGACGATACTATCACTTCAACACCAACAACTACTGACACAACCTTACCAGCAGTCAATCAGCTAGAAAATGTAATTGACATATTAACTGTCAACGACTTCCACGGAAATGTAAAAGAAAGTGGTAAAAACATAGGAATGTCTAAAATGGTTCGTTATATTAATGAACAAAAAGCTGTAAATCCTAATACCATTGTTGTTTCTGGTGGAGATAACTACCAAGGAACAGCTCTTTCTAATCTAACATATGGTGCTCCTGTTAATGAAATGTTCAAAGGAATGGATGTTCTTGCATCAGCAGTAGGAAACCATGAATTTGACTGGGGTGTAGATAGAATTGAACAATGGGCAAAAGATGGGAATTTTACTTTCCTTGCTTCTAATATCTACGATAAAACAACTAATGAACCTGTAACTTGGGCCAAGCCTTATTTAATTCATGAAATAGCAAATAAAAAAATTGCATTTATTGGTATATCAACAATAGAAACTGCTCATAAAACTAAAGTAGATAATGTAGCTACTCTAGAATTCAAATCAGCTGACGAGGCTGCTAAGATTTGGGTAGATTATCTACAAGCTGGTAAAGCTGAAGAAGGAACTCCAGATATAATTATCGCCCTAACTCATGTTCCTACATGGCAGGATAACTATGGAGAAAATCCTGAAACTCCTATAACTGGTGATGAAATCAATGCTCTATGTCAAGTTGAAGGACTTGACGCAGTTATAACAGGTCATTCACATAAAACTGTTGCTGGTTATATCAATGATAAACCTGTTGTTCAAGCATATAAATATGGTAGAGCAGTTGGTAAAATATCTATAGAACTAAATGAAGATGGTACAGTAAAATCCATTACTCCATCTGTAGATTCTGTTTATAAAAATTCTAAAGACCTACTTGAAGATTCAGAAACCAAAGAAATATATGATAAATACAAAGAAGATTTTGCTCCAATAGCTGACGAAGTGGTAGGACAGTTAAAAGGACGTTTAGCACATGATACCAATAACGTTACTCCACTAGGCTATTATGTTACAGATATCATGAGAAAATCCGCTAATGCTCAAATAGGATTAACTAATGGTGGCGGTCTTAGAAGAAGTCTTGAAGAAGGCGATATTACTATGGGCGATTTATACGAGGTAATACCTTTTGATAATACTTTAGTCACTATGGAAGTATCTGGTTCATTACTTCAATCATTAGTAGATCATGGAATTGATGCAGCTGACATGGGTGACGGTCAATTTGCTGGATTGAAGGTTATATATGACCCTAATGCAGAATATGAAAAAAGAGTAGTCAGCATTACATTAGAAGATGGTACTCCTTTAGATATGGATAAAAAATATACATTGGTAACTAATGATTTTGTAGCTACTGGTGGAGATAAGTACAACTTTGAAGGTGCTGAAAATGTTGTAGACACATTTGTTCCAATAAGAGATGAACTTGTTAAAGCAATAAAAGCAGAAGGTACAGTAGTAGCTCCTACCGTAGACGTAATGTCAACTATAGGTACTTATGAAATAAAAGCTGGTGATGTTTTATGGAAAATAGCTAAGGTATATAATACTACCTATCAAGAACTAGCTAAGTTAAACAACTTAAAGAATCCTCATAAAATATACACCGGAAAAACATTATTAGTACCCGCTAACTAA
- a CDS encoding YibE/F family protein, with amino-acid sequence MKCRLLVLIILTSLFLTSCNSNPEGDITKDEKYGGLATYYEEDMEKPEYDVVKAKVIRVDRDDTTLDRPDIPIEQDIRYQHLYIRLLQGKHKGEEYSVRNTVEMVNPYRLVFKTGDKMYIYVYETDKGTVGNIHIYERCRDSAIFIIVIAFLILLVVVGGFKGLKSVITLTFTIILIAFVMLPLILRGFNPLVVTVGIISITTTFTLLIISGWNKKTRTAILGTVGGVLVAALAAGLVSGVAMLTGLGDEQARMLAYIPQNRHLDFKGILLSGIIIGALGAVMDVSLSIASAMWEIEDNTPKISTKRLIKSGMNIGKDIMGSMSNTLILAYVGGSIHLLLLFIAYDITIIEILNMDMIASEIVRAVAGSIGLISAIPLTTWIGGTIGRKN; translated from the coding sequence ATGAAATGTAGATTATTAGTTTTGATTATACTTACTTCATTGTTCTTGACCTCTTGTAATTCCAACCCTGAAGGTGATATTACTAAAGATGAAAAATATGGTGGTCTTGCTACATATTATGAAGAAGATATGGAAAAACCTGAATATGACGTGGTCAAAGCAAAAGTTATTAGAGTAGATAGAGATGATACTACTCTTGATCGTCCTGACATTCCAATTGAACAAGACATTAGATATCAGCATCTTTATATTAGGTTATTGCAAGGTAAGCATAAAGGCGAAGAATACTCTGTCAGGAACACAGTTGAGATGGTCAATCCATATAGACTGGTTTTTAAGACAGGAGATAAAATGTACATCTATGTTTATGAAACCGATAAAGGCACAGTTGGAAATATACATATATATGAACGCTGTAGAGACAGTGCAATCTTTATCATTGTGATAGCTTTCTTGATACTATTAGTTGTCGTAGGAGGATTCAAAGGACTAAAATCAGTAATTACCCTTACTTTCACCATAATACTCATAGCCTTTGTTATGTTACCACTTATTCTAAGAGGTTTTAATCCTTTGGTAGTAACAGTGGGAATCATATCTATAACTACAACCTTTACATTGCTTATAATAAGTGGGTGGAACAAAAAGACAAGAACAGCAATTTTAGGTACTGTAGGCGGGGTTCTAGTAGCAGCTCTTGCTGCTGGTCTTGTCAGTGGAGTTGCCATGCTCACTGGACTTGGTGATGAACAGGCTAGAATGTTAGCATATATTCCTCAAAATAGGCACTTGGATTTTAAAGGAATCTTATTATCTGGTATTATAATAGGTGCTCTAGGAGCTGTTATGGATGTTTCACTATCAATAGCTTCAGCTATGTGGGAAATCGAAGACAATACACCTAAGATATCGACTAAAAGATTAATAAAATCAGGCATGAATATTGGTAAAGATATAATGGGTTCTATGTCCAATACGTTGATATTAGCTTATGTTGGCGGTTCAATACATCTCTTGTTGTTGTTTATCGCTTATGACATAACTATAATTGAAATCTTGAATATGGATATGATTGCCTCAGAAATCGTAAGGGCAGTAGCAGGCAGTATAGGTCTCATTTCGGCTATTCCATTAACTACATGGATAGGTGGCACAATAGGAAGAAAAAATTAA
- a CDS encoding GNAT family N-acetyltransferase has translation MKKIYSTNRLVLRTIDTSFTRRVLDYYTRNKDFLMPWEPKREQNFYKPMTHRKTLRREQDLINNLSMLRLWIFKKEDTGFERIIGTLAFSNIVRGCFQSCFLGYKLDKDEINKGYMSEALEKGIEVMFHDYKLHRIEANIIPRNEASINLVKKLGFTNEGLSKKYLKINDIWEDHYHMVLLNEDME, from the coding sequence ATGAAGAAGATATATTCAACAAATAGATTGGTACTACGAACTATTGATACATCCTTCACTAGAAGGGTATTAGACTATTATACACGTAACAAAGATTTTCTGATGCCTTGGGAACCAAAACGTGAACAAAACTTTTATAAGCCTATGACACATAGAAAAACTTTACGAAGAGAACAAGATCTAATTAATAATCTATCTATGCTCAGGCTTTGGATTTTCAAGAAAGAGGATACTGGTTTTGAAAGAATTATAGGAACCTTAGCCTTCTCCAACATTGTTAGAGGCTGTTTTCAATCATGTTTCTTAGGATATAAGCTTGATAAAGATGAAATTAATAAAGGTTATATGTCAGAAGCTCTTGAAAAAGGAATAGAAGTAATGTTTCATGACTATAAGCTTCACCGCATAGAAGCTAACATAATACCTAGGAATGAAGCTTCAATTAATCTAGTTAAAAAATTAGGATTCACTAACGAAGGACTATCAAAGAAATATCTTAAGATCAATGATATATGGGAGGATCACTATCATATGGTATTGCTTAATGAAGACATGGAATAG